In one Thermodesulfobium acidiphilum genomic region, the following are encoded:
- a CDS encoding Crp/Fnr family transcriptional regulator, giving the protein MDNILFLDKELKEFTEQEWSKLLEKAIVMKLPKGSTVFSTSEKSQGVFIIKSGWVKISRISKDGKESVVGCIRNPKEIIGLAEVLLNKNRTCNAVAITDIEIGFVKTEDFYNLIKENFDISLKVMKLLAERMREAEENVHNLSSKYVSKRLASFLYKASFKWGIDDKDGIKIPLNLTHEEIAQVVGTSRQTTTKALNILQKNGIIKLEKKQIKILDVKKLLSYR; this is encoded by the coding sequence TTGGATAATATTTTGTTCTTAGATAAAGAACTTAAAGAATTTACAGAACAAGAGTGGTCTAAACTTTTAGAAAAAGCAATCGTTATGAAACTTCCTAAGGGTTCTACTGTTTTTTCTACATCAGAGAAATCTCAAGGAGTTTTTATAATCAAATCTGGATGGGTAAAGATATCAAGAATTTCAAAAGATGGCAAAGAATCTGTTGTCGGTTGTATAAGAAATCCAAAAGAAATTATAGGATTAGCTGAAGTTTTATTAAATAAAAATAGAACTTGCAATGCAGTTGCTATTACGGATATAGAAATAGGTTTCGTAAAAACAGAAGATTTTTACAATCTAATAAAAGAAAATTTTGATATTTCTCTTAAAGTAATGAAACTTTTAGCTGAACGCATGAGAGAAGCAGAAGAGAATGTACACAATCTAAGCTCCAAATATGTTTCAAAGAGGCTTGCTTCCTTTTTGTACAAAGCTTCTTTCAAATGGGGGATAGACGATAAAGATGGTATAAAAATTCCTCTAAATTTAACACATGAAGAAATTGCTCAGGTAGTAGGAACAAGTAGACAGACAACTACAAAAGCTCTTAATATATTACAAAAAAACGGCATTATAAAATTGGAAAAAAAACAAATAAAAATACTTGATGTAAAAAAACTTTTAAGTTATAGATAA
- a CDS encoding YkgJ family cysteine cluster protein, which produces MPNMDVVERVALDRSSKFTFSCNKDLSCWNLCCRDVDILLTPYDVLEMRTALGQSSGEFLQNNTKVIIDPKTKIPMVQIMLKPNERVCVFSKEEGCGIYQNRPLLCRTYPIGIAALRKKDDPNPEDEFFFFIREKFCKGFSQGKEFTVGDWLQDQKADYLLEKNKDWLEFVLRRNVMGVEPFNEKEASLYFMAIYDLDKFRKFVFDTKFLDIFEISKVRIETMKKNDEELLKFGMDYLFFMFRIKKTLEPKKT; this is translated from the coding sequence ATGCCTAATATGGATGTTGTTGAAAGGGTAGCACTGGATAGGTCTTCTAAGTTCACGTTTAGTTGTAATAAAGATTTAAGTTGTTGGAATTTATGTTGCAGAGATGTTGATATACTTTTAACTCCCTACGACGTGTTGGAAATGAGGACTGCTCTTGGGCAGTCCTCAGGAGAATTCTTACAAAATAACACTAAAGTAATTATTGATCCGAAAACTAAGATCCCAATGGTTCAAATTATGCTAAAACCTAACGAGAGAGTTTGTGTTTTTAGTAAAGAGGAAGGTTGTGGCATTTATCAAAACAGGCCACTTCTTTGTAGGACCTATCCTATCGGAATAGCTGCCTTAAGAAAAAAGGATGATCCAAATCCTGAAGATGAATTTTTCTTTTTTATTAGAGAAAAATTCTGTAAAGGTTTTTCTCAAGGCAAAGAATTTACAGTAGGGGATTGGTTACAAGATCAAAAAGCAGATTATTTATTAGAGAAGAACAAAGATTGGCTTGAATTTGTTCTTAGAAGAAATGTGATGGGAGTAGAACCATTTAACGAGAAGGAAGCTTCGTTGTATTTTATGGCAATTTATGATCTGGACAAATTTAGAAAATTTGTCTTTGATACTAAATTTCTGGATATTTTCGAAATAAGCAAGGTACGAATTGAAACGATGAAGAAAAATGATGAAGAACTTTTGAAGTTTGGTATGGATTACTTGTTTTTTATGTTCAGGATTAAAAAAACTCTTGAACCTAAAAAAACATAG
- the qmoC gene encoding quinone-interacting membrane-bound oxidoreductase complex subunit QmoC: protein MAKKIVKTDLDFIKEIIANGGDSVKKCYQCATCSVVCNLAPNNSPFPRKEMVMAQWGMKDALLKDADIWLCHQCADCTAYCPRGAKPGDVLGALRKITIEEYAPVKFLAKLVSKPAMWPFAFFLPVVILLIDLMLNGKLQYLVNPQALVNLSIEGEHSTAGKIVFAKLFPTVTGIDIFFLPAALFAVICFWIGLSNYWKALNSERPYPVMFQGSIIGLFASIIWEALTSVRFKLCDTMKVRSTTHLLVFWSFVGLFLTTATASVYEWVLRYPSPYPLYDPVKILGNVSGIALIIGAIWMINTRSTLKVGANSSFDWLLLIVVAGLGLTGMGAEIFRLMNLASIAYWTYFIHLTFVMFLFIYAPFFKIAHLAYRTLALAYSNLANRGEPDGLKE, encoded by the coding sequence ATGGCGAAAAAAATTGTAAAGACTGATTTAGATTTCATAAAGGAAATTATTGCTAACGGAGGCGATAGCGTTAAAAAGTGTTATCAATGCGCTACGTGTTCTGTTGTTTGTAATCTTGCTCCTAATAATTCACCATTTCCAAGAAAAGAAATGGTTATGGCACAGTGGGGAATGAAAGATGCACTTCTTAAAGACGCTGATATCTGGCTATGTCATCAGTGTGCAGATTGTACAGCGTACTGTCCAAGAGGTGCAAAGCCTGGTGATGTTTTGGGTGCTTTAAGAAAAATTACAATAGAAGAGTATGCGCCTGTAAAATTTTTGGCTAAACTTGTAAGCAAACCTGCAATGTGGCCGTTTGCCTTTTTTTTGCCAGTGGTTATACTCTTGATAGATCTTATGCTCAATGGGAAATTACAATATCTTGTAAATCCACAGGCTCTAGTAAATCTATCAATTGAGGGCGAGCATTCAACTGCAGGTAAAATTGTTTTTGCAAAATTGTTTCCAACTGTAACTGGAATAGATATCTTCTTTTTGCCAGCTGCCTTGTTTGCTGTAATTTGTTTTTGGATAGGTTTATCTAACTATTGGAAGGCTTTAAATTCTGAAAGACCTTATCCTGTTATGTTTCAAGGTAGTATTATAGGGTTATTTGCTAGTATTATTTGGGAAGCGCTTACTTCTGTAAGGTTTAAACTTTGTGATACTATGAAGGTCAGATCTACTACTCATTTACTTGTTTTTTGGTCTTTTGTGGGTCTATTCCTTACAACTGCTACTGCATCGGTATATGAGTGGGTTTTGAGGTATCCTTCCCCATATCCCTTATATGATCCTGTAAAAATACTTGGTAACGTTTCTGGAATAGCACTAATTATAGGGGCAATCTGGATGATAAATACAAGATCAACCCTTAAAGTTGGTGCGAATTCAAGTTTTGATTGGCTTTTGTTGATCGTTGTAGCAGGGCTTGGGCTTACCGGAATGGGGGCGGAGATCTTTAGACTTATGAACCTTGCAAGCATTGCATATTGGACATATTTTATTCATCTTACATTTGTTATGTTTTTGTTTATATATGCGCCTTTCTTTAAAATTGCACACCTTGCTTATAGAACTTTAGCTCTTGCATATTCTAATTTAGCCAATCGTGGAGAACCAGATGGTCTTAAGGAATAG
- a CDS encoding FAD-dependent oxidoreductase translates to MDKKIGVYICSGCEIGDAVDIEKLVEIAKEKGVSVVKTSANVCGPTFVEEIKNDIANEGINTVVIAACSPRVKTDIFNFPGCIVERVNIREFVAWVMEPKSDDAQMAAQDYLRMGIVKAEKTNLPEPWIGEDLSEEILVVGGGTSGLSAAIESSKAGFKVTVIEKEDKLGGWAAKWYKTTPTKYPFTSLEEPAVFKMIKDVESDPNITVLLNTKIVKTEGMPGLFDVTLNVAGEERVKRFGTIIAAAGFTPYDASKLGKLGFGVSPDVISNVDFERMVRETGKITRPSDGKTAKRVAFVLCAGSRDPEHLPYCSGYCCAASLKQAKYVRDINDGIAYVLYKDIRTPSQFELFYKELQNDPGILLTKCEIKEISLGEDSSLNVDVTDTLLGDELSIEADLVVLVVGMVSNANQEKPDILNLQYRQGLELPLLDTGYYPDSNYVCFPYESRRTGIYPCGTIRAPMETYGCIQDSIGAALKAIQCMWHYERGIAVHPRGWEKSYPQVFMQRCTSCKRCTEECPFGAIDEDEKGTPFYKFNRCRRCGTCMGACPERIVSFHDFSIDMVNSMIKEIEVPEDDEEKLRYLAFVCENDAYPALDAAAFLRHRFPPGIRFISLRCAGNMNLVWIADGLGNGLDGALVLGCKFGENYQCHYIKGSELCNYRFGKVGETLDRLGLESERVEMMQVQISDYVNIADILKGYVERVKEIGPNPFKGF, encoded by the coding sequence ATGGATAAGAAAATAGGTGTTTATATTTGTTCTGGATGCGAGATTGGCGATGCAGTTGATATTGAAAAACTGGTAGAAATTGCTAAAGAAAAAGGCGTATCTGTAGTTAAAACAAGTGCAAATGTTTGCGGCCCTACCTTTGTAGAAGAAATAAAAAATGATATTGCTAATGAGGGTATAAATACAGTAGTTATTGCTGCTTGCAGTCCGAGAGTGAAAACTGATATATTTAATTTTCCTGGATGTATTGTCGAGCGCGTAAACATTAGAGAATTTGTTGCCTGGGTTATGGAACCAAAGAGCGATGATGCACAGATGGCAGCACAAGACTACCTTCGTATGGGCATTGTTAAAGCAGAGAAGACTAATTTGCCTGAACCATGGATTGGTGAAGACCTATCAGAAGAGATCCTGGTTGTGGGTGGAGGTACGTCTGGTCTTTCAGCTGCTATCGAATCTTCAAAGGCTGGTTTTAAAGTTACAGTAATTGAGAAGGAAGACAAACTTGGAGGTTGGGCTGCAAAATGGTATAAGACTACTCCAACAAAATATCCATTTACCTCACTTGAAGAGCCTGCGGTATTTAAGATGATTAAAGATGTAGAATCTGACCCTAATATAACTGTTTTACTAAACACTAAGATCGTTAAAACTGAAGGAATGCCTGGACTTTTTGACGTTACTTTAAATGTAGCTGGTGAAGAAAGGGTAAAAAGATTTGGGACTATAATAGCCGCAGCTGGTTTCACTCCTTATGATGCTTCAAAACTTGGTAAATTAGGATTTGGAGTTTCGCCTGATGTTATCTCTAATGTAGATTTTGAAAGAATGGTGAGAGAAACTGGAAAGATTACGAGGCCATCTGACGGTAAAACTGCTAAAAGAGTCGCCTTCGTGCTGTGTGCTGGTTCAAGGGACCCAGAGCATCTCCCATATTGTTCTGGATATTGTTGTGCTGCATCTCTAAAACAAGCAAAATATGTAAGAGATATCAACGATGGAATCGCCTATGTGCTTTATAAAGATATAAGAACGCCATCTCAATTCGAATTATTCTATAAAGAACTTCAAAATGATCCAGGAATACTACTTACAAAATGTGAAATTAAAGAGATTTCTTTAGGAGAGGATTCTTCCTTAAACGTTGACGTAACTGACACCTTGCTTGGAGATGAACTCTCTATTGAAGCAGATTTAGTTGTTCTTGTGGTAGGTATGGTTTCTAATGCAAATCAAGAGAAACCTGATATTTTGAATTTACAATATAGACAAGGGCTTGAACTTCCTTTACTTGATACTGGTTATTATCCTGACTCAAATTATGTATGTTTTCCATATGAGAGTAGAAGAACTGGGATATACCCATGTGGAACAATAAGGGCTCCGATGGAAACGTATGGATGTATACAGGACTCCATAGGAGCGGCGCTAAAAGCAATTCAATGTATGTGGCACTATGAGAGAGGTATAGCTGTTCATCCAAGAGGATGGGAGAAGTCTTATCCACAGGTATTTATGCAAAGGTGTACTTCCTGTAAACGTTGTACCGAAGAGTGTCCATTTGGCGCAATAGATGAAGATGAAAAAGGAACCCCATTCTACAAATTTAACCGTTGTAGAAGATGCGGAACCTGTATGGGCGCATGTCCTGAAAGGATCGTTTCTTTCCACGACTTTTCGATTGATATGGTTAATTCAATGATAAAAGAGATTGAAGTTCCAGAAGATGACGAGGAAAAACTCCGTTATCTAGCCTTTGTCTGTGAAAACGATGCTTATCCTGCTCTTGATGCTGCGGCTTTCTTGAGGCATAGGTTTCCACCTGGTATTAGGTTTATTTCTCTTAGATGTGCAGGAAATATGAACCTTGTCTGGATTGCTGATGGGCTTGGGAATGGCTTGGATGGCGCATTAGTTTTAGGCTGTAAGTTTGGTGAAAATTATCAATGTCACTACATCAAGGGATCAGAACTTTGTAACTATAGGTTTGGAAAAGTAGGAGAGACTCTTGATAGGCTTGGTCTTGAATCTGAAAGGGTAGAGATGATGCAGGTTCAGATCTCTGATTACGTGAATATAGCTGATATTCTAAAAGGTTATGTTGAAAGGGTTAAAGAAATTGGTCCTAACCCATTCAAGGGCTTTTAG
- a CDS encoding CoB--CoM heterodisulfide reductase iron-sulfur subunit A family protein, with product MIEFQGKVLVIGGGISGITAAIEAAETGVGVYLVEKNPYLGGRVAQLTKYFPKLCPPTCGLELNFRRMRENKGVEILTQTEVLKVEGSKGNFKVTLKRMPRFVNDNCTLCGECFNVCPVEKDNEFNFNMNKSKAIYSPFEFANPPYAIIDPNVCLGEKCSKCIDVCKYNAIDLKMKEEIIDVTVDSIIVTTGWQPYDAGKIDNLKFGIVPNVITNMMMERLASPSGPTGGKILRPSDGKPVKNVAFVQCAGSRDENHLPYCSYICCMASLKQCTYLLDQDPEVKATIYYIDIRTPGRYEQFYWNVKENPNITFVKGKVANIEADPSGDVWVEAEDILAGSKNKERFDMVVLATGMQPTTADWNLPFNAKKTPDGFIEPESLPDGIYLAGSAVMPFDVIRSLHSATGSVLKALQSISGRGN from the coding sequence ATGATAGAATTTCAAGGAAAGGTACTGGTTATCGGCGGCGGCATTAGTGGTATTACTGCAGCGATTGAGGCCGCTGAAACGGGTGTAGGGGTTTACCTTGTTGAAAAAAATCCTTATTTAGGCGGTAGAGTAGCTCAGTTGACTAAATATTTTCCAAAACTTTGTCCTCCAACATGTGGTCTGGAACTTAATTTCAGGCGTATGAGGGAAAATAAGGGTGTTGAAATTTTGACACAAACAGAAGTTTTAAAAGTTGAAGGTTCAAAAGGTAACTTTAAAGTTACTCTTAAAAGGATGCCTCGTTTTGTAAATGATAATTGTACTCTATGTGGGGAATGTTTTAACGTTTGCCCTGTTGAAAAGGATAATGAATTCAATTTCAATATGAATAAGTCAAAGGCCATATATAGTCCATTTGAGTTTGCCAATCCTCCATATGCAATTATCGATCCAAATGTTTGCCTGGGCGAAAAGTGTTCAAAGTGTATTGACGTGTGTAAGTATAATGCAATTGATTTAAAAATGAAAGAGGAAATTATAGATGTAACTGTTGATTCAATAATTGTAACTACTGGATGGCAGCCTTATGATGCTGGGAAAATTGACAATTTGAAATTCGGGATAGTCCCAAATGTTATTACAAATATGATGATGGAGAGGCTTGCATCACCGTCAGGACCTACAGGCGGAAAGATATTGAGACCATCTGATGGAAAGCCTGTTAAAAACGTTGCATTTGTTCAGTGTGCTGGTTCAAGAGATGAAAATCACCTTCCTTACTGCTCATATATATGTTGTATGGCATCTCTTAAACAGTGCACCTATTTGTTAGATCAGGATCCAGAAGTAAAGGCTACAATTTACTATATTGACATAAGAACTCCTGGTAGATACGAACAATTTTACTGGAATGTCAAGGAAAATCCGAATATAACCTTTGTAAAGGGTAAAGTTGCAAATATTGAAGCAGATCCTTCTGGCGATGTATGGGTAGAGGCAGAAGATATATTAGCAGGTTCAAAAAATAAAGAAAGATTTGATATGGTTGTTTTGGCTACAGGTATGCAACCAACAACTGCAGACTGGAATTTACCTTTTAATGCCAAAAAGACTCCTGATGGTTTCATAGAACCAGAAAGTTTACCAGATGGTATATACCTTGCTGGTTCAGCAGTAATGCCCTTCGATGTAATACGCTCTTTGCACTCAGCAACAGGCTCAGTGCTTAAAGCCCTTCAAAGTATATCAGGAAGGGGGAATTAA
- the aprA gene encoding adenylyl-sulfate reductase subunit alpha, with product MEREACTFSYCEKPAIVEKEVDLLIIGGGMAACGAAYEAVKWAKPNGVSILLVDKAALERSGAVAQGLSAINTYIGRDNKPEDYVRMVRTDLMGIIREDLVFDLGRHVDDSVHLFEKWGLPIWKAIGTDKNLKLEEGGVPRRTGRWQVAISGESYKCIVAEAAKSAMASYDKAEYLERVFIVKLLLDSKEENRVAAAAGFSVRENKVYFIKAKAMIIACGGAVHIYRPRSVLEGMGRAWYPVWNAGSTYAMPFQIGAEATMMENRFVPARFKDGYGPVGTWFLLFKATATNARGEDYCAKTEYIEKYAPYNKNLGTCIRNHMMIEDFKRGLGPMYMNTDKALAELAKTIDAKHAKELESEAWEDFLDMTVGQVGVWLGNNIEPDKMPSEIMPAEPYLLGSHAGCCGLWVCGPEDLQNDATKKAGYVWEYKGKIYNRMTTVNGLFTCGDGVGASGHKFSSGSHAEGRIAAKQAVRFILNNRDYTPSVDKTAEELAAEIYAPMELFEKYKTVSTTPYTVNPQYITPKQFLFRLNKIMDEYVAGTIGWYSTSETLLTKALYYMQLLEEDSYRMAAWDLHQLMRVWENYHRFLTARMHLRHILFRQETRYPGYYYREDFNFIDDANWRCFVNSKMDPKTGEIKEFKRDYVQLIPD from the coding sequence ATGGAAAGAGAAGCTTGTACATTCTCGTATTGTGAGAAACCAGCCATTGTAGAGAAGGAAGTAGACCTTCTAATCATTGGCGGTGGAATGGCTGCATGTGGCGCAGCATACGAAGCTGTTAAATGGGCAAAGCCAAATGGCGTGTCTATACTTTTAGTAGATAAGGCTGCTCTTGAAAGATCTGGTGCTGTAGCACAAGGTCTTTCTGCAATTAATACATATATTGGAAGAGATAACAAACCTGAAGATTATGTAAGAATGGTCCGTACAGACCTTATGGGTATCATCCGTGAGGATCTGGTATTCGATCTTGGTCGTCATGTTGATGATTCAGTACACCTTTTTGAGAAGTGGGGGCTTCCAATATGGAAAGCTATAGGTACTGATAAGAACTTGAAATTAGAAGAGGGTGGCGTGCCTCGTAGAACTGGTCGTTGGCAGGTTGCTATTTCGGGTGAATCGTATAAGTGTATCGTCGCAGAAGCTGCAAAGTCGGCAATGGCATCTTATGACAAAGCAGAGTATCTCGAGAGAGTATTCATTGTCAAACTTTTACTCGATTCAAAGGAAGAGAATAGAGTTGCAGCGGCAGCAGGTTTTAGCGTTCGTGAGAATAAAGTTTACTTCATAAAGGCAAAGGCAATGATTATCGCTTGTGGTGGAGCAGTTCACATATATCGTCCACGTTCTGTCCTTGAAGGAATGGGCCGCGCATGGTATCCAGTATGGAATGCTGGTTCTACATATGCTATGCCTTTCCAAATTGGTGCAGAGGCTACAATGATGGAGAATAGGTTTGTACCTGCCAGATTCAAAGATGGTTACGGACCTGTAGGAACGTGGTTTTTGCTCTTCAAGGCTACTGCTACAAATGCAAGAGGTGAGGATTACTGCGCAAAGACGGAATATATTGAAAAATATGCGCCATATAATAAGAACCTTGGTACTTGTATTAGAAACCATATGATGATCGAAGATTTCAAGAGAGGCCTTGGCCCTATGTATATGAATACAGACAAGGCTCTTGCTGAACTTGCAAAGACAATTGACGCAAAGCACGCTAAAGAACTTGAGTCAGAAGCTTGGGAAGACTTCCTTGACATGACAGTTGGGCAGGTTGGTGTATGGCTTGGAAATAATATAGAACCTGACAAGATGCCTTCAGAAATTATGCCAGCCGAACCGTATCTTCTCGGATCACACGCTGGTTGCTGTGGACTTTGGGTTTGTGGTCCAGAAGATCTGCAAAACGATGCAACGAAAAAAGCAGGATATGTTTGGGAATATAAAGGTAAAATTTACAATCGTATGACAACTGTGAACGGTTTGTTTACTTGTGGAGATGGAGTTGGAGCTTCAGGACACAAGTTCTCTTCTGGTTCACATGCGGAAGGACGTATAGCAGCTAAGCAAGCAGTAAGATTTATTCTGAACAACAGAGATTACACCCCATCAGTGGACAAGACGGCAGAAGAATTGGCAGCTGAAATTTATGCACCCATGGAACTCTTTGAGAAATATAAAACAGTTTCAACCACTCCATACACCGTTAATCCACAGTATATTACTCCAAAACAGTTCCTCTTCCGTTTGAATAAGATAATGGATGAGTATGTTGCAGGCACTATAGGTTGGTATTCTACATCAGAAACGCTTCTTACTAAGGCACTCTACTATATGCAATTATTGGAAGAAGATAGCTACAGGATGGCTGCATGGGATCTACATCAACTCATGAGAGTATGGGAGAACTATCACAGGTTCTTGACGGCCCGTATGCACCTCAGGCACATATTGTTCCGCCAGGAAACTCGTTATCCAGGATACTACTATCGTGAAGACTTCAATTTCATAGATGATGCAAATTGGAGATGTTTTGTTAACTCTAAGATGGATCCGAAGACCGGAGAAATTAAGGAATTCAAGAGAGATTACGTTCAGCTTATTCCAGACTAA
- the aprB gene encoding adenylyl-sulfate reductase subunit beta, producing MPSWVNPEKCDGCKAQDKTACQYICPNDLMTLNREIMKAYNQEPEYCWECYSCVKICPQQAIEVRGYADFVPLGGNAIPLRGSDNIMWTCKYRNGKVKRFKFPIRTVPEGSIKPYEGFEADPNMADLDKPGFFTHNMRGDTLPTI from the coding sequence ATGCCAAGTTGGGTAAATCCCGAAAAGTGTGATGGTTGTAAAGCACAGGATAAGACTGCCTGTCAGTATATTTGTCCGAACGATCTTATGACATTGAACAGAGAAATTATGAAAGCCTATAACCAGGAGCCAGAATATTGTTGGGAATGTTATAGCTGTGTGAAAATTTGTCCCCAGCAGGCAATTGAGGTAAGAGGATATGCAGACTTTGTGCCTCTTGGCGGAAATGCTATACCACTTCGTGGATCTGATAACATTATGTGGACATGTAAGTATCGTAATGGCAAAGTAAAGAGATTTAAATTCCCAATCCGTACTGTTCCGGAAGGCTCAATTAAGCCTTATGAGGGGTTTGAGGCCGATCCAAATATGGCTGATCTCGATAAGCCAGGTTTCTTTACGCATAATATGCGTGGGGACACTTTACCAACAATTTAG
- a CDS encoding DUF6955 family protein, whose translation MSNADIKLTISLWVGPEREEALKKANMLEIPELQEAFAGLKRLRVPITYEQAQKLKEVYPSAKIDTSSTQTVELLPRECLDKIFAMVIEKKNVNVIPDLLKSLGK comes from the coding sequence ATGAGTAACGCTGATATAAAACTTACAATATCACTTTGGGTTGGACCTGAGAGAGAAGAAGCTTTAAAAAAAGCAAATATGCTTGAAATTCCTGAACTTCAGGAGGCTTTTGCAGGATTAAAGAGATTAAGAGTTCCTATTACATACGAACAAGCTCAAAAGCTTAAAGAGGTTTATCCTTCAGCAAAAATAGACACCTCCTCTACCCAAACGGTAGAGTTGTTGCCAAGAGAGTGTCTTGATAAGATTTTTGCAATGGTAATCGAAAAAAAGAATGTAAACGTGATACCAGATCTTTTAAAATCTTTAGGGAAGTAA
- the sat gene encoding sulfate adenylyltransferase, with translation MSQHVAVDNTLSPHGGKLVYRVVEDKEKAKELAKNAKARIPVRGQIARECISIAYGFFSPLEGFMGAKDVDSVVHNMTLANGYVWSIPIVFDMSEEEIEKYGISKGDSVLFTYKEQPLAIFDVEEMFVYDKIAMAKHVYGTDDEKHPGVKRTYDYKAKFLGGKITLINPPVFNPPFDRFWFPPAESRMQFMKNGWTKVVAHQTRNVPHTGHEWLMKGAWFAANADAVLVSCVVGEKRKGDYIDECIVLGQAALREYGYFREDVHMTSMILWDMRYAGPREAVFHAIVRKNLGCTHHMFGRDHAGVGDYYPTYGAHEIFKGLPDLGIKSVLTKEWYYCPVCAGIVYEGFDGHKKQKQKFSGTVIRSIIQQGVKPTRLIFRPEVFDTVMMCADKYGFGSPFVNDNYLENRNPVFTIPPMEV, from the coding sequence TTGAGTCAACATGTGGCAGTAGACAACACGCTTTCTCCTCATGGCGGCAAGCTTGTTTATAGGGTTGTCGAGGATAAGGAAAAGGCGAAAGAACTTGCAAAAAATGCAAAGGCAAGAATTCCGGTTAGAGGGCAAATTGCTAGGGAGTGCATAAGCATAGCTTATGGGTTCTTTTCTCCGCTTGAAGGCTTTATGGGTGCAAAAGATGTAGACAGCGTAGTTCATAACATGACATTAGCTAATGGATACGTTTGGTCTATACCAATTGTTTTTGACATGTCAGAAGAAGAAATAGAGAAGTATGGAATATCCAAGGGTGATAGCGTACTTTTCACCTATAAAGAACAGCCTTTAGCAATTTTTGATGTTGAAGAGATGTTTGTTTATGACAAGATTGCTATGGCTAAACATGTTTATGGAACAGATGATGAAAAGCATCCTGGCGTAAAGAGAACTTACGATTACAAAGCTAAGTTTTTGGGAGGCAAAATTACCCTTATCAATCCTCCAGTTTTCAATCCACCCTTTGATCGCTTCTGGTTCCCACCGGCTGAATCAAGAATGCAATTTATGAAAAATGGTTGGACGAAAGTAGTAGCCCATCAAACCAGAAACGTTCCCCACACAGGTCACGAGTGGCTAATGAAGGGTGCATGGTTTGCTGCTAATGCAGATGCAGTGTTAGTTTCTTGCGTGGTTGGAGAGAAGAGAAAGGGCGATTATATAGACGAATGCATAGTTCTTGGCCAAGCAGCTCTCAGAGAGTATGGATACTTTAGAGAAGACGTTCATATGACGTCAATGATTCTCTGGGATATGAGGTATGCAGGGCCTAGAGAAGCAGTATTTCACGCAATAGTTCGTAAAAACCTTGGATGTACTCATCATATGTTTGGCCGCGATCACGCCGGCGTTGGTGATTATTATCCAACCTATGGTGCTCATGAGATCTTCAAAGGTCTACCAGATCTGGGCATTAAGTCTGTTCTAACTAAAGAATGGTATTATTGTCCAGTTTGCGCTGGGATCGTTTATGAAGGATTTGATGGGCACAAAAAACAAAAACAAAAGTTTTCTGGCACAGTAATTCGTTCTATCATTCAACAAGGCGTTAAACCAACAAGGCTCATATTCAGACCTGAGGTATTTGATACTGTTATGATGTGCGCAGATAAATATGGTTTTGGTTCACCTTTCGTAAATGATAACTATCTTGAGAATCGTAATCCAGTCTTTACGATTCCTCCAATGGAGGTGTAA
- a CDS encoding adenylate kinase, with protein MRLVFLGAPGAGKGTQAKMLVEQLKIPQISTGDMLRKAVADGTPLGKEAKSYMDKGELVPDSVVIGLIKERLQEADTENGFILDGFPRNVSQAKELDSLLGDLGKPLDVALVLDVPFEDLMKRLTGRRTCKSCGQMYNIYFSPPKVEGKCDVCGGELYQRADDNEETIKKRLEVYQKSTEPLIEYYKNKGILRVVQGTGDINAIYRKILVQLNPVV; from the coding sequence ATGAGATTAGTATTTTTAGGTGCACCAGGGGCTGGAAAAGGAACGCAGGCGAAGATGTTAGTGGAGCAGTTAAAGATACCACAGATTTCAACAGGGGATATGTTAAGAAAAGCAGTGGCGGATGGTACACCTCTGGGCAAGGAAGCTAAAAGCTATATGGATAAGGGTGAACTTGTTCCAGATAGCGTAGTAATAGGCCTTATAAAGGAAAGGCTTCAAGAAGCTGATACAGAAAACGGCTTTATTTTAGACGGTTTTCCAAGAAATGTTTCACAGGCTAAAGAGTTAGATTCTCTTCTTGGTGATTTGGGCAAACCTCTAGACGTGGCGCTCGTATTAGATGTCCCATTTGAAGATCTCATGAAGCGATTAACAGGGAGAAGAACGTGTAAATCATGTGGTCAAATGTATAACATCTATTTTTCTCCTCCAAAAGTTGAGGGAAAATGTGACGTTTGTGGGGGAGAACTATATCAACGTGCAGATGATAACGAAGAAACCATTAAGAAAAGACTTGAGGTATACCAGAAATCTACGGAACCTTTAATAGAATACTATAAAAATAAAGGCATATTAAGGGTAGTTCAGGGTACGGGTGATATTAATGCAATATATAGAAAGATTCTTGTTCAGCTTAATCCAGTCGTTTAA